One Citrobacter amalonaticus genomic window carries:
- a CDS encoding DNA-binding transcriptional regulator YciT, translating into MNSRQQKILQMVIDKGQMSVSELAKITGVSEVTIRQDLNTLEKQSFLRRAHGFAVSLDSEDVETRMMTNYTLKRQLAEFAASLVSPGESVFIENGSSNALLARTLAEQKDVTIITVSSYIAHLLKETPCEVILLGGIYQKKSESMVGPLTRQFIQQVHFSKAFIGIDGWQTETGFTGRDMMRADVVNAVLEKGSEAIVLTDSSKFGAVHPYTLGPIERFSRVITDARISAGDRALMEQRGLTVNIVDAE; encoded by the coding sequence ATGAACTCCCGACAACAAAAAATTTTGCAAATGGTCATTGATAAAGGCCAGATGAGCGTCTCTGAACTGGCCAAAATCACTGGCGTTTCCGAAGTCACCATTCGACAGGATCTGAATACCCTCGAGAAGCAGAGCTTTCTGCGCCGCGCGCACGGTTTCGCCGTTTCGCTGGATAGCGAAGATGTGGAGACCAGGATGATGACCAACTACACCCTGAAGCGTCAGCTTGCCGAGTTCGCGGCGTCGCTGGTCAGTCCTGGCGAGTCGGTGTTCATTGAAAATGGCAGTAGCAATGCCCTGCTGGCAAGAACGCTGGCGGAACAAAAAGACGTCACCATCATCACGGTCAGCAGTTACATTGCGCATCTGCTGAAAGAGACGCCATGCGAAGTGATCCTGCTCGGCGGTATTTATCAGAAAAAGAGCGAAAGCATGGTGGGACCGCTGACCCGCCAGTTTATCCAGCAGGTCCATTTCAGTAAGGCGTTTATTGGCATTGATGGCTGGCAGACCGAGACCGGCTTCACTGGACGCGACATGATGCGGGCTGATGTGGTTAATGCCGTGCTGGAGAAAGGATCGGAAGCCATTGTCCTGACTGACAGTTCTAAATTCGGCGCGGTCCATCCCTACACCCTTGGCCCTATCGAACGGTTCAGTCGTGTGATCACCGATGCCAGAATCAGCGCCGGCGACCGCGCGCTGATGGAACAGCGTGGGCTGACCGTTAATATCGTCGACGCTGAGTAA
- the osmB gene encoding osmotically-inducible lipoprotein OsmB, with protein MFVTSKKMTAAVLAIALAMSLSACSNWSKRDRNTAIGAGAGALGGAVLTDGSTLGTLGGAAVGGIIGHQVGK; from the coding sequence ATGTTTGTAACGAGCAAAAAAATGACCGCCGCCGTGCTGGCGATTGCCCTGGCAATGTCTCTGAGCGCCTGTTCTAACTGGTCTAAACGTGACCGTAACACCGCTATTGGTGCGGGTGCTGGTGCATTAGGTGGTGCTGTCTTAACGGATGGTAGCACGCTGGGTACGCTGGGTGGTGCCGCTGTCGGTGGTATTATCGGCCACCAGGTAGGTAAATAA
- the yciH gene encoding stress response translation initiation inhibitor YciH, translated as MSDSNSRLVYSTESGRIDEPKAAPERPKGDGIVRIQRQTSGRKGKGVCLITGIDLDDGELSKLAAELKKKCGCGGAVKDGVIEIQGDKRDLIKTLLEARGLKVKLAGG; from the coding sequence ATGAGCGATTCCAACAGCCGTCTGGTTTATTCGACGGAGAGTGGACGGATTGATGAACCTAAAGCCGCGCCCGAGCGTCCGAAGGGCGACGGGATTGTCCGTATCCAGCGCCAGACCAGCGGGCGCAAGGGGAAAGGCGTGTGCCTGATTACCGGTATTGACCTCGATGACGGCGAACTCAGCAAACTGGCTGCGGAACTGAAGAAAAAATGTGGCTGCGGCGGGGCAGTCAAAGACGGCGTAATTGAAATTCAGGGCGATAAGCGTGATTTAATTAAGACGCTACTGGAAGCCCGGGGCCTGAAAGTGAAACTGGCCGGCGGTTAA
- the pyrF gene encoding orotidine-5'-phosphate decarboxylase, which translates to MTLTASSSPRAATDSPVVVALDYNNRDSALAFVDRIDPRDCRLKVGKEMFTLFGPQLVRDLQQRGFDIFLDLKFHDIPNTAAHAVAAAADLGVWMVNVHASGGARMMTAAREALVPFGKDAPLLIAVTVLTSMEASDLADIGVTLSPAGHAERLAALTQKCGLDGVVCSAQEAVRFKQTFGRDFKLVTPGIRPQGSAAGDQRRIMTPEQALAAGVDYMVIGRPVTQSDDPAQTLKAINASLKREA; encoded by the coding sequence ATGACGTTAACTGCTTCATCTTCTCCCCGCGCTGCCACCGATTCTCCCGTCGTCGTTGCTCTCGATTATAATAACCGTGATAGCGCCCTGGCGTTTGTCGACCGAATCGACCCGCGCGACTGCCGCCTGAAAGTTGGCAAAGAGATGTTCACGCTGTTCGGACCCCAACTGGTTCGCGATCTCCAGCAGCGTGGCTTTGATATCTTTCTGGATCTGAAATTCCATGATATCCCGAACACCGCGGCTCATGCGGTGGCTGCCGCAGCGGATCTTGGCGTCTGGATGGTCAACGTCCATGCGTCGGGTGGGGCGAGAATGATGACAGCCGCCCGTGAAGCGCTGGTGCCGTTTGGTAAAGATGCGCCGCTGTTAATCGCGGTCACGGTGTTAACCAGCATGGAAGCCAGCGATCTGGCGGATATTGGCGTGACACTGTCACCTGCCGGGCACGCTGAGCGCCTGGCGGCATTGACGCAAAAATGCGGTCTGGATGGCGTGGTCTGTTCAGCTCAGGAAGCAGTACGCTTCAAGCAGACGTTTGGCCGTGATTTCAAACTGGTTACCCCTGGTATCCGACCGCAGGGTAGCGCCGCTGGCGATCAGCGGCGGATTATGACCCCTGAGCAGGCACTGGCGGCGGGTGTCGATTATATGGTCATTGGGCGTCCGGTGACGCAGTCTGACGATCCGGCACAGACGCTGAAGGCCATCAACGCGTCACTGAAGCGGGAGGCGTAA
- the lapB gene encoding lipopolysaccharide assembly protein LapB yields the protein MLELLFLLLPVAAAYGWYMGRRSAQQTKQDEANRLSRDYVAGVNFLLSNQQDKAVDLFLDMLKEDTGTVEAHLTLGNLFRSRGEVDRAIRIHQTLMESSSLTYEQRLLAVQQLGRDYMAAGLYDRAEDMFNQLTDETEFRVGALQQLLQIYQATSDWQKAIEVAERLVKLGKDKQRIEIAHFYCELALQQMGSDDMDRAMALLKKGAAADKNSARVSIMMGRVWMAKGDYAKAVECLQRVISQDKELVSETLEMLQTCYQQLGKNEEWAEFLRRAVEENTGAAAELMLADILEAREGTETAQVYITRQLQRHPTMRVFHKLMDYHLNEAEEGRAKESLMVLRDMVGEQVRSKPRYRCSKCGFTAYTLYWHCPSCRAWSTIKPIRGLDGL from the coding sequence ATGCTGGAGTTGTTGTTTCTGCTTTTACCTGTTGCTGCCGCCTATGGCTGGTATATGGGTCGCAGAAGTGCGCAACAAACAAAACAGGATGAAGCTAACCGCCTGTCCCGCGATTACGTCGCGGGGGTTAACTTCCTTCTGAGCAACCAACAAGATAAAGCGGTGGATCTGTTCCTCGATATGTTGAAAGAGGATACCGGCACCGTTGAGGCTCATCTCACCCTCGGAAACCTGTTCCGCTCTCGCGGCGAAGTCGACCGTGCCATCCGTATTCACCAGACCCTTATGGAAAGCTCTTCGCTGACCTATGAGCAGCGACTGCTGGCGGTTCAGCAGTTGGGCCGTGATTACATGGCCGCCGGGCTGTATGACCGGGCGGAGGATATGTTTAATCAGCTTACCGATGAAACGGAATTTCGCGTAGGCGCGTTGCAGCAACTGTTGCAGATTTATCAGGCGACCAGCGACTGGCAGAAGGCCATTGAGGTTGCTGAACGACTGGTCAAACTGGGTAAAGATAAACAGCGTATCGAAATCGCCCATTTTTACTGCGAACTGGCGTTGCAACAAATGGGCAGCGACGACATGGATCGCGCCATGGCGCTGCTGAAAAAAGGGGCTGCGGCGGATAAAAATAGCGCCAGGGTCTCTATCATGATGGGCCGCGTCTGGATGGCGAAGGGCGATTACGCGAAGGCTGTTGAATGTCTCCAGCGGGTGATTTCCCAGGATAAAGAACTGGTCAGCGAAACGCTGGAAATGCTCCAGACCTGCTATCAACAGCTAGGCAAAAATGAGGAATGGGCGGAATTCCTGCGCCGTGCGGTAGAAGAGAATACCGGCGCGGCTGCAGAACTGATGCTGGCCGATATTCTCGAAGCGCGCGAAGGGACGGAGACTGCGCAGGTGTATATTACCCGTCAGCTCCAGCGTCATCCGACGATGCGCGTTTTCCATAAGCTGATGGATTATCACCTTAACGAAGCCGAAGAGGGCCGTGCGAAAGAGAGCCTGATGGTGCTGCGTGATATGGTGGGCGAGCAGGTGCGTAGCAAGCCGCGCTACCGCTGCTCTAAATGCGGTTTTACCGCGTATACCCTGTACTGGCACTGTCCTTCCTGCCGCGCCTGGTCAACGATTAAGCCAATTCGCGGACTTGATGGATTGTAA
- a CDS encoding LapA family protein produces the protein MKYLLIFLLVLAIFVISVTLGAQNDQQVTFNYLLAQGEYRISTLLAVLFAAGFAIGWLICGLFWLRVRVSLVRAERKIKRLENQLSPATDVVVTSGTSVAKE, from the coding sequence GTGAAATATTTACTCATTTTCTTACTGGTGTTGGCGATATTTGTTATCTCGGTAACATTGGGTGCGCAGAACGATCAACAGGTGACCTTTAATTACCTGTTGGCTCAGGGCGAGTATCGTATCTCAACCTTGCTGGCCGTTTTGTTCGCTGCGGGTTTCGCCATTGGTTGGTTGATCTGCGGTCTTTTCTGGCTGCGGGTTCGTGTTTCTCTGGTGCGTGCTGAACGTAAAATTAAACGACTGGAAAACCAGCTCTCGCCTGCGACAGACGTTGTGGTGACGTCTGGTACGTCGGTCGCGAAGGAATAA
- the pgpB gene encoding phosphatidylglycerophosphatase B, with product MLSIAKRTAAGAGLLLIMPVAVWVSGWRWQPGQDTGWLKAMYWVTETVTQPWGIITHVILCGWFFWCLRFRLKAAVMLFTILASAILLGQGVKSWVKERVQEPRPFVIWLEKTHHIPVDEFYTLKRKDRSDLVKEQLATQQAIPHFLRQHWQKETGFAFPSGHTMFAASWALLAVGLLWPRRRTVTIAILLVWATGVMGSRLLLGMHWPRDLVVATLISWALVTLATWLAQRFCGPLTPPPEERQEIAEREQNR from the coding sequence ATGCTGTCGATTGCAAAGCGTACTGCGGCTGGCGCGGGATTGTTGTTGATTATGCCCGTTGCCGTGTGGGTGTCCGGCTGGCGCTGGCAACCGGGTCAGGATACCGGATGGCTGAAAGCGATGTACTGGGTAACCGAAACGGTCACTCAGCCGTGGGGTATCATCACACATGTTATTCTCTGTGGCTGGTTCTTCTGGTGTTTGCGCTTTCGTCTTAAAGCGGCGGTAATGCTTTTTACTATTCTGGCGAGCGCGATCCTGCTTGGTCAGGGCGTCAAGTCGTGGGTGAAAGAGCGCGTACAGGAACCGCGTCCTTTCGTGATATGGCTGGAAAAAACGCATCATATCCCGGTTGATGAGTTCTACACTTTAAAACGTAAGGATCGCAGCGACCTGGTGAAGGAGCAACTTGCCACCCAGCAGGCTATTCCACACTTCTTACGCCAGCACTGGCAAAAAGAGACCGGGTTTGCGTTTCCGTCTGGTCACACGATGTTTGCGGCAAGCTGGGCGCTGCTCGCTGTCGGCTTATTGTGGCCGCGTCGCCGGACGGTGACGATTGCCATTTTACTGGTGTGGGCGACGGGCGTGATGGGCAGTCGTTTGCTGCTCGGCATGCACTGGCCGCGCGATCTGGTGGTCGCGACGCTGATTTCATGGGCGCTGGTGACGCTGGCAACCTGGCTTGCACAGCGGTTCTGCGGGCCACTCACGCCGCCGCCAGAAGAAAGGCAGGAGATTGCTGAACGTGAGCAAAACCGCTGA
- the ribA gene encoding GTP cyclohydrolase II, which yields MQLKRVAEAKLPTPWGDFLMVGFEELATGHDHVALVYGDISGQTPVLARVHSECLTGDALFSLRCDCGFQLEAALTHIAEEGCGILLYHRQEGRNIGLLNKIRAYALQDQGYDTVEANHQLGFAADERDFTLCADMFKLLGVDAVRLLTNNPKKVEILTEAGINIVERVPLIVGRNPNNEHYLDTKAAKMGHLLSK from the coding sequence ATGCAGCTTAAACGAGTGGCAGAAGCCAAACTGCCAACCCCATGGGGCGATTTCCTGATGGTGGGATTTGAAGAACTGGCAACCGGGCACGATCACGTCGCGTTAGTGTATGGTGATATTTCAGGTCAGACGCCGGTTCTGGCCCGTGTCCATTCAGAATGTCTGACGGGCGATGCTTTGTTCAGCCTGCGCTGCGACTGTGGTTTTCAACTGGAAGCCGCCCTGACGCATATCGCGGAAGAAGGATGCGGTATTCTGCTTTATCATCGTCAGGAAGGACGTAACATCGGCCTGCTCAATAAGATTCGCGCCTACGCGTTGCAGGACCAGGGCTACGACACCGTAGAGGCCAATCACCAGTTAGGGTTTGCCGCGGATGAACGCGATTTCACCCTCTGCGCGGATATGTTCAAGCTGCTGGGCGTTGACGCAGTGCGTCTGCTCACCAATAACCCGAAGAAAGTTGAGATTCTCACTGAAGCGGGGATCAACATCGTGGAGCGGGTCCCGCTGATTGTGGGCCGTAATCCCAATAATGAACATTATCTGGATACCAAAGCGGCCAAGATGGGTCACTTGTTGAGTAAGTAA
- the acnA gene encoding aconitate hydratase AcnA, which produces MSSTLREASKDTLQAKDKTYHYYSLPLAAKSLGDITRLPKSLKVLLENLLRWQDGDSVTHEDIQALAGWLKNAHADREIAYRPARVLMQDFTGVPAVVDLAAMREAVKRLGGDTAKVNPLSPVDLVIDHSVTVDHFGDDDAFEENVRLEMERNHERYVFLKWGQQAFSRFSVVPPGTGICHQVNLEYLGKAVWSELQDGEWVAYPDTLVGTDSHTTMINGLGVLGWGVGGIEAEAAMLGQPVSMLIPDVVGFKLTGKLREGITATDLVLTVTQMLRKHGVVGKFVEFYGDGLDSLPLADRATIANMSPEYGATCGFFPIDGVTLDYMRLSGRSEDQIELVEKYAKVQGMWRNTGDEPVFTSTLALDMNDVEASLAGPKRPQDRVALGDVPKAFAASSELELNTAQKDRQPVEYVLNGQSYQLPDGAVVISAITSCTNTSNPSVLMAAGLLAKKAVTLGLKRQPWVKASLAPGSKVVSDYLAKAKLTPYLDELGFNLVGYGCTTCIGNSGPLPEPIETAIKKGDLTVGAVLSGNRNFEGRIHPLVKTNWLASPPLVVAYALAGNMNINLEKDPLGHDRKGDPVYLKDIWPSAQEIARAVDLVSSEMFHKEYAEVFEGTPEWKAINVDRSDTYGWQNDSTYIRLSPFFDEMQAQPAPVTDIHGARILAMLGDSVTTDHISPAGSIKADSPAGRYLQNHGVERKDFNSYGSRRGNHEVMMRGTFANIRIRNEMVPGVEGGMTRHLPGTEVLSIYDAAMQYQQENIPLAVIAGKEYGSGSSRDWAAKGPRLLGIRVVIAESFERIHRSNLIGMGILPLEFPQGVTRKTLGLTGEEAIDIADLQKLKPGATVPVTLTRTDGSKEVVQCRCRIDTATELTYYQNDGILHYVIRNMLK; this is translated from the coding sequence ATGTCGTCAACCCTACGAGAAGCCAGTAAGGACACACTACAGGCCAAAGACAAAACCTACCACTATTACAGTCTGCCGCTGGCTGCGAAATCTCTGGGCGATATCACCCGTCTGCCCAAATCACTGAAAGTTTTACTGGAAAACCTGCTGCGCTGGCAGGACGGCGATTCCGTTACCCATGAGGATATCCAGGCGTTGGCAGGGTGGCTAAAAAACGCCCATGCCGATCGCGAAATTGCTTATCGCCCTGCACGCGTACTGATGCAGGACTTTACTGGCGTCCCCGCGGTGGTGGATCTCGCCGCAATGCGCGAAGCGGTAAAACGCCTGGGCGGGGATACGGCGAAAGTGAATCCTCTCTCGCCGGTGGATCTGGTGATCGACCACTCTGTCACCGTTGACCATTTTGGTGATGACGATGCGTTCGAAGAGAACGTACGCCTTGAAATGGAACGTAACCACGAGCGCTATGTATTTCTGAAATGGGGCCAGCAGGCCTTCAGTCGCTTCAGCGTCGTGCCGCCGGGAACCGGTATTTGCCACCAGGTTAACCTGGAATACCTCGGCAAAGCGGTGTGGAGCGAATTGCAGGACGGTGAATGGGTGGCTTATCCTGACACGCTGGTCGGCACGGATTCACACACCACCATGATTAACGGTCTGGGTGTTCTGGGCTGGGGCGTGGGTGGTATCGAGGCTGAAGCGGCAATGCTGGGACAACCTGTCTCAATGCTGATCCCGGATGTGGTGGGTTTCAAACTGACCGGAAAACTGCGTGAGGGGATCACCGCAACGGACCTCGTGTTAACCGTCACCCAGATGCTGCGTAAGCACGGTGTGGTCGGCAAATTTGTCGAATTTTATGGTGACGGGCTGGATTCCTTGCCGCTGGCTGACCGGGCCACCATCGCCAATATGTCGCCGGAGTATGGCGCGACCTGTGGCTTTTTTCCGATCGACGGTGTGACGCTGGACTATATGCGGTTGAGCGGACGCAGTGAAGATCAAATCGAGCTGGTTGAAAAATACGCGAAAGTGCAGGGCATGTGGCGCAATACCGGCGATGAGCCAGTCTTCACCAGCACCCTGGCGCTGGATATGAATGATGTCGAGGCGAGCCTCGCCGGGCCGAAACGTCCGCAGGATCGTGTCGCCCTGGGCGATGTGCCGAAAGCTTTTGCCGCCAGCAGTGAACTGGAACTGAACACTGCGCAGAAAGACCGCCAGCCGGTAGAATATGTGCTGAACGGGCAGTCATATCAGCTCCCTGACGGGGCGGTGGTGATCTCGGCCATCACCTCCTGTACCAATACCTCTAACCCCAGCGTGCTAATGGCGGCTGGCTTGCTGGCGAAAAAAGCCGTTACGCTGGGACTGAAGCGTCAGCCATGGGTGAAAGCCTCGCTGGCGCCAGGGTCGAAAGTGGTATCGGATTATCTGGCAAAGGCAAAGCTGACGCCGTATCTCGATGAACTGGGTTTTAACCTGGTGGGATATGGTTGTACGACCTGTATTGGTAACTCTGGACCGCTACCGGAGCCTATCGAAACCGCGATTAAGAAGGGTGATCTGACCGTAGGCGCGGTGCTGTCGGGCAACCGTAACTTTGAAGGCCGAATTCACCCGCTGGTGAAAACAAACTGGCTGGCGTCACCGCCGTTGGTCGTTGCCTACGCGCTCGCGGGCAATATGAACATCAACCTTGAGAAAGATCCGCTCGGCCACGATCGCAAAGGCGACCCCGTCTATCTGAAGGATATCTGGCCGTCGGCGCAGGAAATTGCCCGCGCCGTCGATCTGGTCTCTTCAGAAATGTTCCACAAAGAATATGCGGAAGTGTTTGAAGGGACGCCGGAGTGGAAAGCGATCAATGTCGACCGCTCAGATACTTACGGCTGGCAAAACGACTCGACTTATATTCGCCTGTCGCCGTTCTTTGACGAGATGCAGGCGCAGCCAGCACCAGTGACCGATATTCACGGCGCGCGCATTCTGGCGATGCTGGGGGATTCGGTGACCACTGACCACATTTCTCCGGCCGGGAGTATTAAAGCTGACAGTCCCGCAGGGCGCTATCTGCAAAATCACGGCGTGGAACGCAAGGACTTTAACTCTTATGGCTCACGACGTGGGAACCATGAGGTGATGATGCGCGGGACCTTCGCTAACATCCGTATCCGCAATGAAATGGTGCCGGGTGTGGAAGGCGGAATGACGCGACATCTGCCCGGCACTGAGGTGTTGTCTATCTATGATGCGGCTATGCAGTATCAACAGGAGAACATCCCGCTGGCGGTGATTGCCGGCAAAGAGTACGGATCGGGTTCCAGCCGTGACTGGGCGGCGAAAGGGCCGCGACTGCTGGGGATTCGCGTTGTCATTGCGGAGTCGTTCGAACGTATCCACCGCTCCAACCTGATTGGGATGGGGATCCTGCCACTGGAGTTCCCACAGGGCGTAACGCGTAAAACGCTGGGGCTGACCGGGGAAGAGGCGATCGACATTGCTGACCTGCAGAAACTGAAACCGGGCGCAACCGTGCCGGTGACGTTAACCCGGACAGACGGGAGTAAAGAGGTGGTGCAATGCCGCTGCCGCATCGATACCGCGACCGAGTTAACGTACTACCAGAACGACGGTATTTTGCATTACGTCATTCGTAACATGCTGAAGTAA
- the ymiC gene encoding small membrane protein YmiC, translated as MITANMKYWSWMGAFSVSLLFWAELLWIMMN; from the coding sequence ATGATTACTGCAAATATGAAATACTGGTCCTGGATGGGCGCATTTTCCGTCTCGCTGCTCTTTTGGGCTGAACTGCTCTGGATCATGATGAATTAA
- a CDS encoding YmiA family putative membrane protein has protein sequence MRLAMPSENQEPRRDPEMKRKAWLAVFLGSALFWVVIALLIWNAWG, from the coding sequence ATGAGGTTAGCAATGCCGTCTGAAAACCAGGAACCACGTCGGGACCCTGAGATGAAACGCAAAGCATGGCTTGCGGTTTTCCTGGGCTCAGCGCTGTTCTGGGTCGTGATCGCACTGTTGATCTGGAATGCCTGGGGGTAA
- the cysB gene encoding HTH-type transcriptional regulator CysB, which yields MKLQQLRYIVEVVNHNLNVSSTAEGLYTSQPGISKQVRMLEDELGIQIFARSGKHLTQVTPAGQEIIRIAREVLSKVDAIKSVAGEHTWPDKGSLYIATTHTQARYALPNVIKGFIERYPRVSLHMHQGSPTQIAEAVSKGNADFAIATEALHLYDDLVMLPCYHWNRSIVVTPEHPLANKGSVTIEELAQYPLVTYTFGFTGRSELDTAFNRAGLTPRIVFTATDADVIKTYVRLGLGVGVIASMAVDPLSDPDLVRVDAHDVFSHSTTKIGFRRSTFLRSYMYDFIQRFAPHLTRDVVDTAVALRSNEEIEEMFKDIKLPEK from the coding sequence ATGAAATTACAGCAGCTTCGCTACATTGTTGAGGTGGTGAATCACAACCTTAACGTCTCCTCCACCGCGGAAGGCCTTTACACCTCGCAACCGGGTATCAGTAAGCAGGTCCGCATGCTGGAAGATGAACTTGGCATCCAGATCTTTGCCCGTAGTGGTAAGCATCTGACTCAGGTGACGCCGGCAGGTCAGGAGATTATCCGCATTGCGCGCGAAGTGCTCTCCAAAGTGGATGCGATAAAGTCGGTTGCTGGTGAGCATACCTGGCCGGATAAAGGCTCTCTCTATATTGCGACGACGCATACCCAGGCGCGTTATGCGCTACCGAATGTGATTAAAGGTTTTATTGAGCGCTATCCGCGCGTGTCGCTGCATATGCACCAGGGATCGCCCACGCAGATTGCCGAGGCGGTTTCAAAAGGTAATGCCGATTTTGCCATCGCGACCGAGGCGCTGCATCTGTATGACGATCTGGTCATGTTGCCATGCTATCACTGGAATCGTTCGATTGTGGTGACGCCTGAGCATCCGCTGGCCAATAAAGGGTCGGTGACCATTGAAGAGCTGGCGCAGTATCCACTGGTGACGTACACCTTTGGTTTTACGGGGCGTTCTGAACTGGATACCGCTTTTAACCGCGCAGGTCTGACGCCACGTATCGTGTTTACGGCGACCGACGCGGATGTGATCAAAACTTACGTACGTTTAGGCTTAGGAGTAGGGGTGATTGCCAGCATGGCCGTCGATCCGCTGTCCGACCCGGATCTGGTTCGCGTGGACGCACATGATGTCTTCAGCCACAGCACGACGAAGATCGGTTTTCGTCGCAGCACGTTCCTGCGTAGTTACATGTATGATTTTATTCAACGTTTTGCGCCGCATTTGACGCGTGACGTGGTGGATACCGCCGTGGCGTTGCGCTCGAACGAAGAAATTGAAGAGATGTTCAAAGATATAAAATTACCTGAAAAGTAA